The Streptomyces nigra genome includes the window TACGGCTCCTGGACGCCTCGCCGGACCCGGTCAAGGAGGTGTCCTGGTCGCCGGACGGCCGCTGGATCGCGTACACGACCGCGCCGGGCGGCGGTGAGCACACCCGGGTCCTGTGCGTACGCCCCGACGGCTCCGGACGCCGTCTGCTGGCCGGCGCGGACCCGGCGGGCTCCGCCTATCTGGGCCGCTGGGCGCACGACGGCTCGACGGTCGCCGTCACCGTGGCCGCCGGCATGGCGCCCGCGTCCGCAGGACCCGACCACGAGGGCGGCGTCCCCGTCACGGCGGCCGAGTGGCCGGAACGGGACGGGCACGCCACCCTCCTCGGCCCCGTCGCCCACGACGCCGTGGACGGAGCGCCCCAGGACGGCGCCCCCGCCCTCCTCATGACCCCCGTCGACCGGGCCGTACGCTCCGACGGCGGTCTGTCGGTCTACCTCATCGACCCCGACGGCCTGGCGTCCCCGGTGCTGCTCTCGACCGAGACGCACGCGGCGTCCCTCCGGGTGTGCGACCTCAGCCGGGACGGCCGTCTTGTGCTGCTGCGCCGGGGCCCGCGCGGGCGCCGGGAGGCGGTGGTCCGGCGCACCGCCGACGGGGAGGCGACCTTCGTGCTGCCGGTCGCCGACGGCGATCCGTGGATCGGACGGTTCTCCTCCGACGCGCGCACCCTGTGGCTGCGCAGCAACGCCGACCGGGAGTTCGCGGGACTCGTCGGCGTCGACCTGGACGAGGACGGCGCCCCGCGCGGAGCGTCCCTCCTGGCGGAGCGCGAGGGCAGCGACCTGGAACTGCTCACCATCGCGGCCGACGGCACCACGGCGGTCCTCGCCTGGAACGTGCAGGGCGCCAACGAACTGGAGGTCGTCGAGACCGCCCCGCCAGGTCAGGAGCCCGGCACCCTGGGCCCGCTCCGTCCGGTCCCGCTGCCGCACGAGGTCGTCACCCGGGTCGCCACGGCAGGCCCCGGCCGGCTGCTGCTGGCCATGTCCGGCTCGCAGCGCCGCCCCGGCGTCTGGTGGGCCCACGAGGGTGTCGCCTCGGTCCGCACCCCCTGGTCGGCCCGCGACGAGGACGCCGTGCCGCCCGGCCGCCCGCCGGTACGCCCCGTCCCGCTGCGGCTCACGGCACGCGACGGGCTGCCGCTGAGCGGCTGGTACTACAGGGCGCCGGGACG containing:
- a CDS encoding S9 family peptidase, whose protein sequence is MAADARNQVTGPGGGPAQRLLAPRPDPGPPSAWQAEGRAGEWAAADRTAAPESMQLPGAGGPRDAVTRLRAHGCWYPSADPAGAQVAFICDRGGVPQLWAGPVDSEDVRLLDASPDPVKEVSWSPDGRWIAYTTAPGGGEHTRVLCVRPDGSGRRLLAGADPAGSAYLGRWAHDGSTVAVTVAAGMAPASAGPDHEGGVPVTAAEWPERDGHATLLGPVAHDAVDGAPQDGAPALLMTPVDRAVRSDGGLSVYLIDPDGLASPVLLSTETHAASLRVCDLSRDGRLVLLRRGPRGRREAVVRRTADGEATFVLPVADGDPWIGRFSSDARTLWLRSNADREFAGLVGVDLDEDGAPRGASLLAEREGSDLELLTIAADGTTAVLAWNVQGANELEVVETAPPGQEPGTLGPLRPVPLPHEVVTRVATAGPGRLLLAMSGSQRRPGVWWAHEGVASVRTPWSARDEDAVPPGRPPVRPVPLRLTARDGLPLSGWYYRAPGRGPDVPAPCVIHLHGGPEEQERPVFNPLYHEILGRGLDVFAPDVRGSLGHGRSFVDADLGAGRFAALNDVADCAAHAVVAGPADPTRLAVMGRSYGGYLTFASVVWHPDLFRTAVAVCGMSDFLTFFAGTEPWIAESAAHKYGHPERDRDLLRSLSPMSRIDALRAPILAVHGEHDTNVPPGESQQFIRAARERGVEAELLTLRDEGHDFLRAENRRLFRRAAADWLQSHLHL